A window of the Candidatus Wallbacteria bacterium genome harbors these coding sequences:
- a CDS encoding inner membrane CreD family protein has protein sequence MIRRILALIFIYSCTCVAWVILGGVTYNRTYNQDTKLRGEVGQLWGTVQAQQAPDIYYLTRSERKVENFQGSTTKLLTEEVVENHPLNLDGTDARVWLGLEYRKKGLLWYSTYTVKFDASYKISNSTAQARLITFDYAFPTSSGIYDNFLFNVNGSAEKNLRPSAGRIVKDFFLNPGEGKTIEISYESRGLDQWWYRFGSDVSQISDFSLVLKTNFTDYDFPENCISPTAKELNQGGANLTWKYKNLISGIQIGVQLPQKMNPGPFASRISFFAPVSLFFFFFLMFVITTLKRINLHPMNYFFLSAAFFSFHLLMSYLVDHLEIGPAFTVCSLVSIFLVVSYMRLVAGNRFAFLEAGMSQFVYLVLFSSAFFFEGYTGLMITVCSIITLFVIMQITGRVDWEKQLSMYDKR, from the coding sequence ATGATCAGAAGAATTCTCGCCCTGATTTTTATTTATTCCTGCACCTGTGTGGCCTGGGTGATACTGGGTGGTGTGACGTACAACAGAACTTACAATCAGGATACAAAGCTGCGGGGTGAAGTGGGACAGCTCTGGGGTACTGTTCAGGCACAGCAGGCTCCGGATATTTATTATCTTACAAGATCTGAGCGGAAAGTAGAAAACTTTCAGGGATCCACCACCAAACTCCTGACAGAGGAGGTGGTCGAAAACCATCCCTTGAATCTGGACGGCACTGATGCCAGGGTGTGGCTGGGCCTGGAATATCGTAAAAAGGGACTGCTGTGGTACTCTACGTATACAGTCAAGTTTGACGCCAGCTATAAAATCTCGAATTCCACCGCTCAGGCGCGCTTGATTACTTTCGACTATGCCTTTCCGACTTCCAGCGGAATCTACGACAATTTTCTCTTTAATGTCAACGGCAGCGCTGAAAAAAATCTCCGCCCGTCAGCCGGCAGGATAGTCAAGGATTTCTTTCTCAACCCCGGGGAGGGAAAGACAATTGAAATTTCCTACGAATCCAGAGGGCTTGACCAGTGGTGGTACAGGTTCGGCAGCGATGTTTCCCAGATCAGTGATTTTTCCTTAGTGCTTAAAACGAATTTTACAGACTACGATTTCCCTGAGAACTGCATATCTCCTACAGCGAAAGAGCTCAATCAGGGCGGAGCGAACCTGACCTGGAAATATAAAAATCTCATCTCCGGGATCCAGATTGGAGTCCAGCTGCCGCAGAAAATGAATCCCGGCCCTTTCGCCAGCAGAATCAGTTTTTTCGCACCTGTATCCCTGTTCTTCTTTTTCTTCCTGATGTTTGTGATCACGACACTGAAGCGGATCAACCTGCATCCGATGAATTACTTTTTCCTTTCTGCGGCTTTCTTCAGTTTTCATCTGCTGATGTCGTATCTTGTTGATCATCTTGAGATTGGACCTGCCTTCACAGTCTGCTCCCTGGTTTCGATTTTCCTGGTTGTGTCTTACATGCGCCTGGTAGCAGGCAACAGGTTTGCTTTCCTGGAAGCCGGCATGTCACAGTTCGTGTACCTGGTGCTTTTTTCCAGCGCCTTTTTCTTTGAAGGGTATACAGGCCTGATGATCACTGTCTGCAGCATAATCACATTATTCGTGATCATGCAGATCACCGGCAGGGTGGATTGGGAAAAACAACTTTCGATGTATGATAAACGATGA
- a CDS encoding flavodoxin family protein, translated as MRILALNGSPRKSGNCSKIIDKICRTAEKKGHQFTVYPLYDLVFGGCLACETCKSETGKCPLKDDFTRIKDEIIQAGCLIIASPVYMGQITGPLKTFLDRFYIFVTADFQIRDLKGKKFATVITCGAPADQFRYVGDYLQHWFKDFFHLESLGGIVAGNLGGPGIVSNKPDVMKEAQRIGGAI; from the coding sequence ATGAGAATACTTGCCTTAAACGGCAGCCCCCGCAAGAGCGGGAACTGCTCGAAAATCATTGATAAAATCTGCAGAACCGCTGAAAAGAAAGGCCATCAGTTCACGGTTTATCCCTTGTATGATCTCGTTTTCGGAGGGTGCCTGGCTTGTGAAACCTGCAAAAGCGAGACTGGAAAGTGCCCGCTGAAAGACGATTTCACAAGGATCAAGGATGAGATCATCCAGGCCGGGTGCCTGATCATAGCTTCTCCTGTCTACATGGGGCAGATCACAGGCCCCCTGAAAACATTCCTGGACAGATTCTACATCTTTGTCACAGCTGATTTCCAGATCCGCGATCTGAAAGGAAAAAAATTCGCCACTGTAATCACCTGCGGAGCGCCTGCGGATCAGTTCCGCTATGTCGGCGACTATCTGCAGCACTGGTTCAAGGATTTTTTCCACCTGGAATCGCTGGGTGGCATTGTGGCCGGCAATCTGGGAGGCCCTGGGATCGTGTCCAACAAGCCGGATGTAATGAAGGAAGCGCAGAGGATCGGGGGAGCGATATAA
- a CDS encoding type 1 glutamine amidotransferase domain-containing protein, with protein sequence MQKIIFPLLFLILISLLQVDAAELTTELSSISSETTSSGEISTGTVISNDSGEVLKKSAEVPRGRVLMVVSNVRVMPIPTVEVGIWAEEFMIPFLVFKFCSLKIDIASPTGGSFIFDKLSLDPKIVSSDSAKTANEFLLAHKEMMDKTLALSELNPDDYDLLFVSGGHSVMFDLATNEALQKIATRFFEKKKVVAAVAQGSVFLAGLKDKNGKSLIRGYRVTGFSDKEAELIQILKAYPFSLEQALRKAGAKYECGQPWENFVITDRNLITGQNPGSTQDTARQACQALKKGESVK encoded by the coding sequence ATGCAGAAAATAATTTTCCCTCTACTCTTCTTGATTCTGATTTCTTTGCTTCAGGTTGATGCCGCAGAGCTCACAACCGAACTCTCTTCAATTTCCAGTGAAACAACTTCTTCCGGCGAAATTTCTACCGGAACTGTAATTTCGAATGACTCAGGTGAAGTGCTCAAGAAAAGTGCTGAAGTCCCAAGGGGTAGGGTGTTGATGGTAGTATCGAACGTCAGAGTGATGCCGATTCCAACTGTGGAAGTCGGAATCTGGGCTGAAGAATTCATGATCCCTTTTCTGGTCTTCAAGTTCTGCAGTCTGAAAATAGACATTGCTTCTCCCACAGGTGGGAGTTTCATCTTCGACAAACTCAGTTTGGATCCAAAGATTGTTTCCTCTGATTCCGCGAAAACAGCAAATGAATTCCTGCTGGCGCATAAGGAGATGATGGATAAGACCCTTGCCCTTTCTGAGCTGAATCCGGACGATTACGACCTGCTTTTCGTTTCAGGCGGCCATTCGGTAATGTTCGACCTGGCTACAAACGAAGCTCTGCAGAAAATCGCCACCCGGTTTTTTGAAAAAAAGAAAGTAGTCGCGGCTGTGGCTCAGGGCAGCGTGTTCCTGGCCGGACTGAAGGATAAAAACGGTAAAAGCCTGATCAGAGGATATCGGGTGACAGGCTTTTCAGACAAGGAAGCCGAATTAATCCAGATCCTCAAAGCCTATCCGTTTTCTTTGGAACAAGCCTTGCGGAAAGCCGGTGCCAAGTATGAATGCGGACAGCCCTGGGAGAATTTTGTGATTACAGACCGCAACTTGATCACCGGACAGAATCCCGGCTCTACCCAGGATACGGCTCGGCAGGCCTGCCAAGCGCTGAAAAAAGGAGAAAGTGTAAAATGA
- a CDS encoding DUF4846 domain-containing protein, translating into MRYFYLIPLFFYLTSSWSAERQKPVYFWNSNYDSQESIAIRILPPEEFERVQVKAGSFEEWLRWLPLKKGFPPVKRFDGKLNRYKFIHFAVLDLDFGDRRSHGAAQSLEYLYAEYLFSQEYFWAVHFKLNTGKRVDLRQWQEGERPFFFLKKLNWEPKAPESRTYENFRDFMEFVFSNTNADSLVQELIPVTPKTDLEIGDIFIIAGTGGQAVIVLDKAVNKKTGQQVFLLGQGSEPAQEFHLLQNTTDSYLNPWYHADFGDHLITPKCVFMPEDRKRFLKEY; encoded by the coding sequence ATGAGATATTTTTACTTAATTCCACTGTTTTTTTACCTGACCAGTTCCTGGTCTGCCGAAAGACAGAAACCGGTTTACTTCTGGAATTCCAATTACGATTCTCAGGAATCAATTGCGATTCGGATCCTGCCTCCTGAAGAATTCGAAAGAGTGCAGGTAAAAGCCGGTTCATTTGAAGAATGGCTGCGCTGGCTTCCGTTGAAAAAGGGATTTCCTCCAGTCAAGAGATTTGATGGAAAGCTGAATCGGTATAAATTCATTCACTTCGCTGTGCTCGACCTTGATTTCGGTGACCGCAGATCACACGGGGCTGCCCAATCTCTGGAGTACCTCTATGCTGAATATCTTTTCTCTCAAGAATATTTCTGGGCTGTTCATTTCAAACTGAATACAGGCAAGAGAGTGGACCTGCGTCAATGGCAGGAAGGTGAGAGACCTTTTTTCTTCCTCAAAAAGCTTAACTGGGAGCCAAAAGCCCCTGAATCCAGAACTTACGAAAATTTCAGAGATTTCATGGAATTTGTCTTCTCCAATACCAATGCAGATTCTCTTGTTCAGGAATTGATTCCAGTTACCCCAAAAACAGATCTGGAGATCGGTGACATCTTCATCATTGCCGGAACAGGAGGGCAGGCAGTGATAGTGCTGGACAAAGCAGTAAATAAAAAAACAGGACAACAGGTATTTTTACTCGGACAGGGGTCTGAACCGGCGCAGGAGTTCCACCTGCTGCAAAACACCACCGACTCTTACCTCAATCCCTGGTATCATGCCGATTTCGGCGACCACCTGATCACTCCGAAATGTGTTTTTATGCCTGAAGACAGGAAGAGATTTTTGAAGGAGTATTGA
- a CDS encoding thioredoxin domain-containing protein codes for MRSIVCLVLAAFILSAIPAFCADNIKEIGFGNKVNFKEFVVKGQLNVIDFYSPFCPPCMALKPLLEKIAETNPDLNIIEVNINRPETKGIDWTSPVAKQYKLKSVPQFKVVNEKGKLIEGEAARKIVDKLTKPLELESINQALNQNPKDVSALYKRSLYFLDLNEYQAAAADLELIAKLAPVEHDAAYYNLACCYVQLGEKEKALYNLDLGLKIANVKKNVQLLNWFLEDPDLKALHNDTQFKELAKKYEPFLEKKAPVKAKKAVKKAVKKPAKKVEPAAVKIETPAVPAANTPAAEPKIETPATPAAPAAPETPAAPATPTTPAAPEAPATPTTPAAPETPATPAVPAATGEASGH; via the coding sequence ATGAGATCGATCGTTTGTTTAGTACTTGCCGCTTTCATTCTGTCGGCAATCCCGGCGTTCTGCGCTGACAACATCAAGGAAATCGGATTTGGTAACAAGGTCAATTTCAAGGAATTCGTGGTCAAAGGTCAACTGAATGTGATCGATTTTTACAGCCCTTTCTGCCCGCCCTGCATGGCACTGAAGCCGCTGCTGGAAAAAATCGCTGAAACAAACCCGGACCTCAATATCATTGAAGTAAATATTAACCGCCCGGAAACCAAGGGAATCGACTGGACATCCCCGGTTGCCAAGCAGTATAAGCTCAAATCAGTCCCGCAATTCAAAGTAGTGAACGAGAAAGGCAAACTGATCGAGGGTGAAGCTGCCAGGAAAATCGTGGACAAATTGACCAAACCGCTGGAGCTGGAAAGCATCAATCAGGCTCTGAACCAGAATCCAAAGGATGTTTCTGCCCTTTATAAGAGATCACTTTACTTCCTTGATCTGAACGAATACCAGGCAGCAGCTGCTGATCTCGAACTGATCGCCAAACTCGCACCGGTAGAACATGATGCCGCTTATTATAATCTGGCCTGCTGCTATGTGCAGCTTGGTGAAAAGGAAAAAGCGCTTTATAATCTTGACCTCGGCCTCAAGATCGCCAATGTGAAAAAGAATGTGCAGCTGCTCAACTGGTTCCTGGAAGACCCGGATCTCAAAGCTCTGCACAATGACACGCAGTTCAAGGAACTGGCTAAAAAATACGAACCTTTCCTGGAAAAGAAAGCACCGGTTAAAGCTAAGAAAGCCGTGAAAAAAGCAGTAAAAAAACCAGCAAAAAAAGTTGAACCTGCTGCTGTTAAGATTGAAACCCCGGCAGTTCCGGCAGCTAATACTCCCGCTGCAGAACCCAAAATCGAAACTCCTGCAACTCCGGCTGCACCGGCTGCTCCTGAAACCCCTGCAGCACCGGCAACTCCAACCACTCCGGCTGCTCCTGAAGCACCGGCAACTCCAACCACTCCGGCTGCTCCTGAAACACCGGCAACTCCGGCTGTACCTGCCGCAACAGGCGAAGCTTCCGGACACTGA
- a CDS encoding M14 family metallopeptidase: MLRFFVFICFFSLFSTIISAKPVIFIPNDQTNAFFALPQDEFDVAGANSEGLTAIVTENGIRQLKRNGIYFNTLKQDIEEIYTPLRNRVNRGTSSYHKYDALVAELKSIAAQHSEIASLESIGKSCQNRDIYAIKITGSSTAASKPAMLVCGLTHAREWISMEVPLALINKLVNSYGSDQELTKLVNERTVWVVPVINPDGLVYTQTTGDWRKNRRDNKDGTFGVDLNRNADAKWGTAGDSGSTYSDTYRGKSAFSEPELTALRDLARREKMQSMISFHSYGELVLYPWGYTSSIHTADDAKLSKISKDMAKENSYTPEQSADLYPASGDFCDWAYMENKCFAYTIELGQDFVPTDSEVPSICDQNVKTSLVLLKATGQTSLNTESSISGNDCGYETELNQTLKNLFPDQDLQALSKINPEPAENFEKISKMTDTSGY, translated from the coding sequence ATGCTCCGCTTTTTCGTGTTTATTTGTTTTTTCAGTCTTTTTTCAACGATCATCTCAGCTAAACCAGTAATCTTTATTCCTAATGACCAGACCAACGCTTTTTTTGCGCTTCCTCAGGATGAATTCGATGTTGCAGGCGCAAATTCCGAGGGCCTGACAGCGATCGTTACAGAAAACGGCATCAGGCAGTTGAAGCGCAATGGAATCTATTTCAATACACTCAAGCAGGACATCGAGGAAATTTATACCCCGCTCAGGAACAGGGTCAACCGCGGAACGAGTTCCTATCATAAATATGATGCACTTGTAGCTGAACTGAAAAGCATTGCAGCGCAGCATTCAGAGATTGCCTCGCTTGAATCCATCGGCAAGTCCTGCCAGAATCGCGATATATATGCAATCAAGATCACCGGCTCTTCCACTGCTGCAAGCAAACCGGCCATGCTGGTCTGCGGGCTTACCCATGCCAGAGAGTGGATTTCCATGGAAGTCCCGCTTGCGCTGATCAACAAACTTGTCAATAGTTACGGCAGCGACCAGGAGCTGACCAAGCTAGTCAATGAACGGACGGTCTGGGTTGTTCCGGTGATAAACCCGGATGGCCTGGTTTATACTCAGACAACTGGAGACTGGCGCAAGAATCGACGCGACAACAAGGACGGCACATTCGGAGTGGACCTGAACCGCAATGCTGACGCCAAATGGGGAACTGCCGGAGACTCAGGCTCCACCTACAGCGACACCTATCGAGGGAAATCAGCTTTCTCGGAACCGGAACTGACGGCTTTGCGTGATCTTGCCAGACGCGAAAAAATGCAGTCCATGATTTCTTTCCACAGTTACGGCGAACTGGTTCTGTATCCCTGGGGTTACACCTCCAGCATCCATACCGCAGATGACGCAAAACTTTCCAAAATATCCAAGGACATGGCCAAGGAAAACAGCTATACACCTGAACAATCGGCAGATCTCTACCCGGCTTCTGGAGATTTCTGCGACTGGGCTTACATGGAGAATAAATGCTTTGCTTACACCATTGAGCTGGGCCAGGATTTCGTCCCGACCGATTCCGAAGTCCCTTCAATCTGCGACCAGAACGTGAAAACGTCGCTGGTACTGCTCAAAGCTACCGGCCAGACATCGCTTAACACGGAATCCAGCATTTCAGGGAATGACTGTGGGTATGAAACCGAACTCAACCAGACTCTGAAAAACCTTTTCCCTGACCAGGATCTGCAGGCACTTTCGAAAATAAATCCTGAACCTGCTGAGAATTTCGAAAAGATCAGCAAAATGACTGATACAAGCGGATATTGA
- a CDS encoding Abi-alpha family protein has protein sequence MEENEHGLKESMEKLSDNLTDSKIPEVSACEDSREILIIQLTEFLLKPTGIYVSRLELIWDNLLATLPEKLIELGVEKIVQPRARVLVPILEQLKVSFTEPIVKECIYNLLAALLDPQTSSRISPSFLQTLAQLSEEELRLLKFFRMKEDYMAYDVESMEGGVFRLVTRNISPCFSEISCNPEVGAFFLDNLERIGLIRLESSENENAAVPRFLQKEAKIDPDAPTRVVEKKIKLTDYGREFCTRCSI, from the coding sequence TTGGAAGAAAATGAACATGGCCTTAAAGAATCAATGGAAAAACTGTCAGATAATCTGACAGACAGTAAAATTCCGGAAGTTTCTGCCTGCGAAGACAGCAGGGAAATTTTAATAATTCAACTAACAGAATTTCTGTTAAAGCCGACTGGAATTTATGTAAGCAGGCTGGAACTGATCTGGGATAATCTCCTCGCCACCCTGCCGGAAAAACTGATCGAACTTGGAGTTGAAAAAATAGTTCAGCCCAGAGCCAGGGTATTAGTACCGATTCTGGAACAGCTTAAAGTAAGCTTCACTGAACCGATTGTTAAAGAATGCATTTACAACCTGCTGGCAGCATTGCTCGATCCCCAGACTTCATCCCGGATCAGCCCATCTTTTCTGCAGACTCTTGCACAGCTTTCGGAAGAGGAACTGCGTCTTCTGAAGTTTTTCCGCATGAAGGAAGATTACATGGCCTATGATGTCGAATCCATGGAAGGCGGAGTGTTCAGGCTCGTGACCCGCAATATCTCGCCCTGTTTTTCGGAAATTTCCTGCAATCCGGAAGTTGGAGCTTTTTTCCTCGACAATCTGGAGCGGATCGGCCTGATCCGGCTTGAATCCAGCGAGAATGAAAATGCTGCTGTTCCCCGCTTTCTGCAGAAAGAAGCCAAAATCGATCCTGACGCTCCGACCAGGGTGGTGGAAAAGAAAATCAAACTGACGGATTATGGCAGAGAATTCTGCACCCGCTGTTCCATCTGA
- a CDS encoding DUF6345 domain-containing protein — translation MRVVLILLAFFLAGSVLHASDSNVIIIKDQSAKVVRKGIARIMADDGGNLSNQDAYILRDSLKNYGYEIESFLENSQVEKKSFNPDSPVDIVYFTGHGAPGYIHFGNGGINREEVNGQNVKHLISATCLTVAKDIWKANFGQGLKTVMGYYMTSYDGPDDDVAKIFAQSISGLTPDSNPDQFVSAWKKANLECNGGLEDRWSAQTADKFYYGGNGPDPGPAPDPAPNPAPNPAPNPAPNPAPNPAPNPAPNPAPNPAPNPAPNPAPNPAPNPPPNPVPAPANTQEIVDIIDDIINHLINDVKALTRSTAKGNAEVFVSEKLSYSFESAKSLLAVPELSASPDHDSGRSLGAKGNCIAQIAESGRLILEGTDSFQPWFADPREVLAAAEEYVEENGGLPPDAEISSVVPVYACDNDGTRTVINYCISWKRIIDGLEISGTDGDGIGLLVGSDGVIVYRRLWRELHQTSAKGCTELADPVTMLQKAGSAICASVKDGTSVRIVDYAPGYYSPDSGTGGLVNLRPCYHYRTADGFTFHVDAVSGELLK, via the coding sequence ATGAGAGTTGTTCTCATACTGCTGGCATTTTTTTTGGCCGGCAGTGTTCTGCATGCATCCGATTCAAACGTAATCATTATCAAAGATCAGTCCGCCAAAGTTGTGAGAAAGGGTATTGCCAGAATCATGGCAGATGACGGAGGCAATCTCTCCAATCAGGACGCCTATATCTTGCGCGACAGCCTGAAAAATTACGGTTATGAGATAGAAAGTTTCCTGGAAAATTCCCAGGTGGAGAAAAAGAGCTTCAATCCTGACTCTCCTGTAGACATCGTCTATTTTACCGGGCATGGAGCTCCCGGCTACATTCACTTTGGAAACGGTGGAATCAACAGGGAAGAGGTGAACGGACAGAATGTCAAACATCTGATCAGCGCCACCTGCCTGACAGTTGCTAAAGATATCTGGAAGGCGAACTTTGGCCAGGGACTGAAAACTGTGATGGGCTATTACATGACATCCTACGACGGCCCTGACGATGATGTGGCAAAAATATTTGCGCAGTCCATCAGCGGCCTGACTCCGGATTCAAACCCTGATCAGTTTGTCTCTGCCTGGAAAAAAGCCAACCTGGAATGCAACGGTGGCCTTGAGGATCGCTGGAGTGCCCAGACCGCAGATAAATTTTATTACGGAGGCAACGGCCCTGATCCAGGTCCTGCTCCAGATCCTGCGCCCAATCCTGCGCCCAATCCGGCACCCAATCCTGCGCCCAATCCTGCGCCCAATCCGGCACCCAATCCTGCGCCCAATCCGGCACCCAATCCTGCGCCCAATCCAGCACCTAATCCAGCACCTAATCCAGCACCCAATCCGCCACCAAATCCTGTGCCTGCTCCTGCCAATACTCAAGAAATTGTCGACATCATTGACGACATAATCAATCATCTGATCAATGACGTGAAAGCGCTGACCAGAAGTACTGCAAAAGGAAACGCTGAGGTATTTGTTTCCGAAAAACTGAGCTACTCCTTCGAATCTGCTAAATCACTTCTAGCTGTTCCGGAACTGTCAGCAAGCCCTGATCACGATTCCGGCCGCAGTCTTGGTGCCAAAGGAAACTGCATTGCTCAGATTGCCGAGTCAGGTCGCCTGATTTTGGAAGGAACAGACAGCTTCCAGCCCTGGTTCGCAGATCCCAGAGAAGTTCTGGCTGCTGCAGAGGAATATGTGGAAGAAAACGGTGGTCTGCCGCCAGATGCCGAAATCAGCTCCGTTGTTCCGGTTTACGCTTGCGATAATGATGGAACGAGAACAGTGATCAATTACTGCATCTCCTGGAAACGGATCATAGACGGCCTGGAAATTTCCGGAACAGATGGAGATGGAATTGGTCTGCTGGTCGGCTCAGATGGAGTGATCGTCTACCGCAGGCTCTGGCGTGAACTGCACCAGACGAGCGCCAAAGGCTGCACTGAACTCGCCGATCCTGTAACCATGCTGCAGAAAGCAGGGTCAGCAATCTGCGCTTCAGTCAAGGATGGTACAAGCGTGCGGATCGTTGACTATGCCCCAGGGTATTATTCGCCTGATTCAGGGACTGGCGGCCTGGTCAATCTGCGGCCGTGCTATCATTACCGCACTGCCGATGGATTTACCTTTCACGTCGATGCAGTTTCCGGTGAACTCCTGAAGTAA
- a CDS encoding DMT family transporter, whose translation MPAVNLAKTVLILLTGIIAVSLASIFTKYCDDVPAVVIAAYRVGTASCILILIAAIRGVGLQKISRTDLKLAVLGGFFLSLHFLTWFTSLKYTTVTTSVVLVTTNPIFVSLFSFLLFREKLVTEVLLGIIMTFAGSVILALTGGQLAFAGGHVFLGNILALCGAVMASCYLMVGSNLRERMDILAYTTIVYSSTAVFLLFYCLISGAGFTGYRPSSYVFMLLMALIPQLLGHSAFNWALRHLKASMVALTILGEPVLASIFAHFLFRDQINSIQMTGIILIFAGIIIAARKGAKK comes from the coding sequence GTGCCTGCAGTGAATCTCGCTAAAACCGTGCTGATTCTTCTGACCGGAATCATCGCGGTGTCGCTCGCTTCCATCTTTACTAAATACTGCGACGATGTGCCGGCTGTGGTGATCGCGGCATACAGGGTAGGCACTGCCTCCTGCATCCTGATCCTGATCGCAGCCATTAGAGGAGTCGGGCTGCAAAAGATTTCCAGAACCGACTTAAAACTGGCGGTGCTCGGCGGCTTTTTTCTTTCGCTGCATTTTCTGACCTGGTTCACCTCCCTCAAATACACAACAGTCACTACCAGCGTCGTTCTGGTGACCACAAACCCGATTTTCGTGAGCCTGTTTTCCTTTCTGCTGTTCAGGGAGAAGCTTGTCACCGAAGTTCTGCTGGGAATTATCATGACATTTGCGGGCAGCGTGATTCTCGCTTTGACAGGCGGGCAGCTGGCGTTTGCAGGCGGCCATGTATTTTTAGGCAACATTCTCGCATTGTGCGGGGCTGTAATGGCTTCCTGTTATCTTATGGTAGGCAGCAATCTGCGCGAGCGGATGGATATCCTCGCCTACACCACCATTGTCTATTCCAGCACAGCTGTATTTCTGCTTTTCTATTGCCTGATCAGCGGAGCAGGCTTCACAGGCTACAGACCTTCTTCATATGTTTTCATGCTGCTGATGGCGTTGATACCTCAATTACTCGGTCACTCTGCCTTCAACTGGGCCCTGCGGCATTTAAAGGCCAGCATGGTTGCCCTGACTATCCTGGGAGAACCTGTGCTGGCATCTATTTTCGCCCATTTTCTGTTCAGGGATCAGATTAATTCCATCCAGATGACCGGAATCATTCTGATTTTTGCCGGGATCATCATCGCTGCCCGGAAAGGTGCAAAAAAGTAA